A single genomic interval of bacterium harbors:
- a CDS encoding isoprenyl transferase has protein sequence MPSREIQPQTEEELKQAIDPARLPRHVAVIMDGNGRWAKSRFLSRVEGHRQGINSVRDIVEIAAEIKIPVLTLYAFSVENWFRPKDEVSTLMKLLVEYLRKELDRMLKNDIRLISIGDEAGLPLHVQEELRYTIQRTARNEGMILNLALNYSGHQEIIMATKKIARDLQAGNIREEDLDEKLFSRYLFTRGLPDPDLLIRTSGEMRLSNFLLWQLAYAEFWITPTLWPDFRRNEFLQAIISYQGRERRFGRVKEE, from the coding sequence CATCGAGAGAAATCCAGCCCCAGACAGAAGAGGAACTCAAGCAGGCCATTGATCCGGCAAGGCTTCCCAGGCATGTGGCTGTTATCATGGATGGAAATGGCCGGTGGGCGAAAAGCCGCTTTTTAAGCCGGGTGGAAGGACACCGGCAGGGTATCAATTCGGTCAGGGACATTGTCGAAATCGCAGCCGAGATCAAGATTCCGGTGCTCACCCTCTATGCCTTTTCGGTCGAGAACTGGTTTCGTCCCAAAGACGAGGTCAGTACCCTGATGAAGCTGCTGGTTGAATACCTCCGGAAAGAGCTGGACAGGATGCTGAAGAACGATATCCGGTTAATATCCATCGGCGATGAGGCCGGACTGCCGCTCCATGTCCAGGAGGAGCTGCGCTATACGATTCAGCGCACGGCGCGCAACGAGGGGATGATTCTCAATCTGGCCCTGAATTACAGCGGCCATCAGGAAATCATCATGGCCACCAAAAAGATCGCCCGCGATCTGCAAGCGGGGAATATCCGGGAGGAAGACCTGGACGAGAAACTGTTTTCCCGATATTTATTTACCCGCGGGCTGCCGGATCCCGACCTCCTGATCAGGACCAGCGGTGAGATGCGGTTGAGCAATTTCCTGCTCTGGCAACTGGCCTATGCGGAATTCTGGATTACTCCAACCCTGTGGCCCGATTTTCGCCGAAATGAATTTTTGCAGGCCATTATCAGCTATCAGGGCCGCGAGCGAAGATTTGGCCGGGTCAAGGAGGAGTGA